A genomic window from Balaenoptera acutorostrata chromosome 20, mBalAcu1.1, whole genome shotgun sequence includes:
- the DUSP14 gene encoding dual specificity protein phosphatase 14: MSSRGHSTLPRTLMAPRMISEGDIGGIAQITSSLFLGRGSVASNRHLLQARGITCIVNATIEIPNFNWPQFEYVKVPLADMPHAPIGLYFDTVADKIHSVSRKHGATLVHCAAGVSRSATLCIAYLMKYHNVCLLEAYTWVKARRPIIRPNVGFWRQLIDYERQLFGKSTVKMVQTPYGVVPDVYEKESRHLMPYWGI; the protein is encoded by the coding sequence ATGAGCTCCAGAGGTCACAGCACGCTACCACGGACTCTCATGGCCCCTCGGATGATTTCTGAGGGAGACATAGGAGGCATCGCTCAAATCACTTCCTCGCTCTTCCTGGGCAGAGGCAGTGTAGCCTCCAACCGGCACCTCCTCCAGGCTCGTGGCATCACCTGCATTGTTAATGCTACCATCGAGATCCCCAATTTCAACTGGCCCCAGTTTGAATATGTTAAAGTGCCTCTGGCTGACATGCCTCATGCCCCCATTGGACTATACTTTGACACCGTGGCCGACAAGATCCACAGCGTGAGCAGGAAACACGGGGCCACCTTGGTGCACTGTGCTGCAGGGGTCAGCCGCTCGGCCACGCTCTGCATCGCGTACCTGATGAAATACCACAACGTGTGCCTGCTGGAGGCGTACACCTGGGTGAAAGCCCGGAGGCCCATCATCAGGCCCAACGTGGGCTTCTGGAGGCAGCTGATAGACTACGAGCGCCAGCTCTTTGGGAAGTCGACAGTTAAAATGGTACAGACACCTTATGGCGTAGTTCCAGACGTTTACGAGAAGGAGTCCCGACACCTGATGCCTTACTGGGGGATATAA